The following are from one region of the Rosistilla carotiformis genome:
- a CDS encoding two-component system sensor histidine kinase NtrB — protein sequence MFEIHDGRIGRGIRRIAVLLAILSLTSLLLTTKILSDVHHEHGIMARLVLHLPPSDAVAAEGLLGELRLDRMLTILLVVNLIGTTIALALVVRGYLSSERSLRAVKVLATDILASMDAGVITTDRNGMISSTNPRAQTLIGMPDEGVGHFLSDLGESHALLDSICAEVRTYHEAIRDRDYRVTENGHRHTFRAGCTLLSNQQGEDIGTVLYVRDVTEKALIEERLRRMERYMGLGSLAAGLQHEIKNPLSAVSIHIQLLCEHLATEPFDPEVAELLEVLQTEVLRINNVLDGFRNYASTSEIGRSAVDVTLLIDKLVRLLCPQADRQGVKIKIESPCEMLGLIQADSVRLEQVFLNLALNAMAAMPNGGLLRFRVSQQNDQIRIDVADSGIGIPAEIQSQVFDPYFTTRNDGTGMGLALCDKIVQQHDGSIDFRSSPEGTEFTVLLPRGTQE from the coding sequence ATGTTTGAAATTCACGATGGACGCATTGGCCGCGGGATCCGCCGCATCGCAGTATTGCTCGCGATTCTGAGCCTGACGTCGTTACTGCTGACCACCAAGATCCTCAGCGACGTCCACCATGAGCATGGCATCATGGCCCGCTTGGTGCTGCATCTGCCGCCCAGCGATGCCGTCGCCGCCGAGGGCCTGCTTGGGGAGTTGCGGCTCGATCGGATGCTGACCATCCTGCTGGTCGTCAACCTGATTGGCACGACGATTGCTTTGGCACTTGTCGTCCGCGGTTACCTGAGCAGCGAGCGGTCGCTGCGGGCCGTCAAAGTCCTCGCTACCGATATCCTTGCCAGCATGGATGCCGGAGTAATCACCACCGACCGCAACGGCATGATCAGCAGCACCAATCCTCGCGCACAGACGCTGATCGGCATGCCCGATGAAGGTGTCGGACATTTTCTGTCCGACTTGGGCGAATCGCACGCGCTACTGGATTCGATCTGCGCCGAAGTCCGCACGTACCACGAAGCCATTCGCGACCGCGACTATCGGGTCACCGAAAACGGGCACCGCCACACGTTTCGCGCCGGATGCACGCTTCTAAGCAATCAGCAGGGGGAAGATATCGGCACCGTGTTATATGTCCGCGATGTCACCGAGAAGGCGTTGATCGAAGAACGGCTGCGGAGAATGGAACGCTACATGGGGCTCGGCTCGTTGGCCGCTGGACTGCAACATGAAATCAAAAACCCGCTAAGCGCTGTTTCGATTCACATTCAATTGCTGTGCGAGCATCTCGCGACCGAGCCATTTGATCCGGAAGTTGCAGAACTGCTGGAAGTCCTGCAAACCGAAGTGCTTCGGATCAACAACGTCCTGGACGGGTTCCGCAATTACGCTTCGACCTCCGAGATCGGCCGATCCGCGGTCGACGTCACGCTGCTGATCGACAAATTGGTGCGGTTGCTTTGCCCGCAAGCCGACCGGCAGGGGGTGAAGATCAAAATCGAATCCCCGTGCGAAATGCTCGGTTTGATCCAAGCCGATTCCGTCCGATTAGAACAGGTCTTCTTAAACCTCGCCCTCAACGCGATGGCCGCGATGCCCAACGGCGGCCTGCTGCGATTCCGAGTCAGCCAACAGAACGACCAGATCCGCATCGATGTCGCTGATTCGGGCATCGGCATTCCCGCGGAGATTCAATCGCAGGTCTTTGATCCCTACTTCACCACCCGCAACGACGGAACCGGCATGGGGTTAGCGCTTTGCGACAAGATCGTCCAACAACATGATGGCAGCATCGATTTTCGCAGCAGTCCCGAGGGAACCGAATTCACCGTGCTACTGCCCCGAGGAACCCAGGAATGA